Proteins from a genomic interval of Syngnathoides biaculeatus isolate LvHL_M chromosome 23, ASM1980259v1, whole genome shotgun sequence:
- the LOC133496483 gene encoding galectin-3-like isoform X2 encodes MDVSSPPNYQLQAQHADLLCGSCPPGSAPQPGAVWPGQTPGGAFPVWPAQPTQQVPQVPPAQQAPQAAPCWTGQPNTPCWLGTQPLPVSGPTPLPVPAQILTPSPAPAAAPAQAVAPVQSQICQPCWPGQYQPAQPVQAPQPPVQAQIPFQVPAVNPVAPPAPAPVSAPAHAPAPSLHPSVPSWGAHPGWPYNPGQPGWPGQTPALVPQHWLPPTSGPLSVPYNLNLARGVYDKMMMTILGQIKPNAKMFTINFLRGNDIAFHINPRFTEGGKQVLVRNHKLGERWGPEERDLKGPFPFALGSPFEVTSPRVECQANVWLKRWKGLERRLGKLVLNQRSAAPQGDSWR; translated from the exons ATGGACGTAAGTAGCCCCCCGAATTATCAGTTGCAAGCACAG CACGCCGACCTTCTGTGCGGCAGCTGCCCGCCCGGTTCCGCCCCGCAGCCCGGCGCCGTCTGGCCCGGCCAGACGCCCGGGGGCGCCTTCCCCGTGTGGCCGGCGCAGCCCACCCAGCAGGTCCCGCAGGTCCCGCCCGCCCAGCAG GCCCCTCAGGCTGCGCCGTGCTGGACCGGGCAGCCGAACACCCCCTGCTGGTTAGGGACTCAACCGTTGCCGGTCTCTGGGCCCACCCCGCTTCCGGTCCCAGCTCAGATATTAACACCTTCTCCCGCCCCCGCCGCGGCTCCGGCTCAGGCCGTGGCTCCGGTTCAGAGTCAAATCTGCCAGCCTTGTTGGCCGGGCCAATACCAGCCTGCTCAACCTGTCCAGGCTCCCCAACCTCCGGTTCAGGCTCAGATACCCTTTCAAGTACCAGCTGTAAATCCGGTCGCTCCCCCAGCACCTGCCCCCGTTTCCGCCCCAGCTCACGCTCCGGCTCCGagcctccatccatccgtcccgTCGTGGGGCGCCCATCCCGGCTGGCCTTACAACCCCGGGCAGCCGGGATGGCCCGGACAGACCCCGGCCCTGGTTCCGCAACACTGGCTGCCGCCCACATCGGGACCGCTG AGCGTACCGTACAACCTGAACCTGGCCCGAGGAGTGTACGAtaagatgatgatgacaatcCTGGGGCAGATCAAACCCAACGCGAAAAT GTTCACTATAAACTTCCTCCGAGGCAACGACATCGCCTTCCACATCAACCCTCGCTTCACCGAGGGGGGCAAGCAGGTGCTGGTGCGCAACCACAAGTTGGGCGAGCGTTGGGGTCCCGAAGAGAGGGACCTGAAGGGACCCTTCCCCTTCGCCCTGGGGAGCCCCTTTGAG GTGACCTCTCCTCGGGTTGAATGTCAGGCTAACGTTTGGCTGAAAAGGTGGAAAGGGTTGGAAAGGCGATTGGGAAAGCTGGTCCTAAATCAGCGAAGTGCCGCCCCGCAGGGAGACTCCTGGAG